Proteins encoded by one window of Arenicella chitinivorans:
- the xerC gene encoding tyrosine recombinase XerC, producing the protein MAQNAAQLVDEYLTMLAVERRLSTHTIQAYRRDLLKLLEFSDQKGLLLWQGLTNHAARLFAANLNTKGLHAKSIQRILSAARGFCQYLIQRRLLKSNPFNDVRAPKSEQRLPKTLTVDQITSLVELNAQDPLSYRDKAILELFYSSGLRLAELCNLDLNDLNLPERMIRVTGKGNKTRDLPIGKQADKALREWLIQRNSLPLNAYEAVFISQHGNRLSPRSIQTRVNYWARKQGIDISVSPHMLRHSFASHMLESSGELRAVQELLGHANISTTQIYTHLDFQHLAQVYDDAHPRAKKTK; encoded by the coding sequence ATGGCCCAAAACGCCGCACAACTGGTCGACGAATACCTCACCATGCTGGCTGTCGAACGCCGACTCTCGACACACACCATTCAAGCCTATCGGCGTGATTTGTTGAAACTACTCGAGTTTAGTGACCAAAAAGGCTTATTGCTGTGGCAAGGATTAACCAACCATGCAGCACGCCTGTTCGCCGCCAACCTGAATACCAAGGGCTTACACGCCAAGAGTATTCAGCGCATTCTGTCTGCGGCACGCGGGTTTTGTCAGTATTTAATTCAGCGTCGGTTACTCAAAAGTAATCCATTTAACGATGTTCGTGCTCCAAAATCCGAACAACGACTGCCCAAAACCCTGACCGTGGATCAGATTACATCGTTGGTGGAATTAAATGCACAGGACCCGCTGAGTTATCGTGACAAAGCCATTCTGGAATTGTTTTATTCCAGTGGTTTGCGTTTGGCCGAACTGTGTAACCTTGATTTGAACGACCTGAATTTACCCGAGCGAATGATTCGCGTCACCGGTAAAGGCAATAAAACTCGAGATCTCCCTATCGGCAAGCAGGCTGACAAGGCGCTGCGTGAATGGTTGATACAACGAAATTCGCTGCCGCTCAACGCCTATGAGGCCGTATTCATCAGCCAGCACGGCAATCGCCTAAGCCCACGCTCGATTCAGACTAGGGTAAACTACTGGGCTCGTAAACAGGGCATCGACATCTCGGTTAGCCCGCATATGCTGCGACATTCCTTTGCGAGTCATATGCTCGAATCGAGTGGTGAACTACGTGCGGTGCAAGAATTGCTCGGGCATGCGAATATCAGCACCACGCAAATTTACACCCATTTAGATTTTCAACACCTGGCACAGGTTTACGACGACGCACATCCGCGCGCCAAGAAGACGAAATGA
- a CDS encoding DUF484 family protein, with product MTRADFASYLRDHPTIFQQYPELLELVSLSDSRGTASLIERQISLLKERLKEQQSQQHQFIQVARENEQISDNFTHVICQMIGFTNLSEFATEFPNELRTKFEIDEVSFKTSQAASRRQSDSDSYEDAIRRLSNNRAVCDNRWPSNIMSLFFSKDINSAALVPMRTPDSKSPLAILALGSREPDRYTNDLGTAHLDRLGLMAGICFARLQPHGI from the coding sequence ATGACCCGCGCCGACTTTGCCAGCTATCTGCGTGATCACCCGACCATATTTCAGCAGTACCCCGAATTACTGGAATTGGTATCACTGAGCGACAGTCGCGGGACTGCCAGTCTGATAGAGCGCCAAATTTCGCTTTTGAAAGAGCGCTTGAAAGAACAACAGTCCCAACAACATCAGTTCATTCAGGTTGCCCGCGAAAACGAGCAAATCAGTGATAATTTTACGCACGTTATTTGTCAAATGATTGGATTCACCAACTTGTCTGAATTCGCCACTGAGTTCCCCAATGAACTGCGCACCAAGTTCGAGATTGATGAAGTATCGTTCAAAACATCACAGGCCGCTTCGCGCCGCCAAAGCGACAGTGACAGTTATGAAGACGCGATCCGTCGTCTGTCTAATAATCGAGCGGTTTGCGACAATCGGTGGCCGAGCAATATTATGAGTTTGTTCTTCAGCAAGGATATCAACTCCGCTGCGCTGGTGCCGATGCGCACGCCGGACAGTAAAAGTCCCTTGGCGATTCTGGCTCTTGGGTCACGCGAACCGGATCGCTACACCAATGATCTGGGCACAGCACACCTCGATCGCCTGGGGTTGATGGCCGGGATTTGTTTCGCGCGTCTGCAACCACACGGAATCTAA
- the dapF gene encoding diaminopimelate epimerase, which translates to MELHFTKMHGLGNDFVVFDFTRAAYPLTAAQANKIADRHFGIGCDQILIVESSTSDDIDFKYRILNADGSEVGQCGNGARCFARYVHDKGLTNKNPVRVETLSGVMTLDLNPTSQMVTVNMGAPRFTPSDIPLNASERQSLYTLQLDDQTIEFSAVSMGNPHAVLLVDDVDAAPVIELGARLETHPMFPERANIGFLQVVSRQEVRVRVFERGSGETIACGSGACAAVVTGIQRGLLDSNVTAELTGGVLNVRWDGENQAVLMTGPAETTFEGRISL; encoded by the coding sequence ATGGAACTACACTTCACAAAAATGCACGGTTTGGGTAATGACTTTGTAGTCTTTGACTTTACGCGTGCAGCTTATCCATTAACTGCTGCCCAGGCGAACAAGATCGCTGACCGCCATTTTGGCATTGGATGCGACCAGATTTTAATCGTGGAATCCTCAACTTCTGACGACATCGATTTTAAATATCGAATCTTAAATGCCGACGGCAGCGAAGTCGGCCAATGCGGTAACGGCGCTCGATGCTTTGCACGTTACGTGCATGACAAGGGCCTGACAAATAAAAATCCAGTTCGCGTCGAAACGCTCTCAGGAGTCATGACGCTGGACTTAAATCCGACGTCGCAGATGGTCACTGTCAATATGGGCGCGCCGCGATTTACGCCCAGTGACATTCCGCTCAACGCTTCTGAACGCCAGTCACTCTACACGCTGCAACTGGATGATCAAACCATCGAGTTTAGTGCTGTATCAATGGGTAATCCGCACGCGGTGCTCCTGGTTGACGACGTCGATGCGGCACCGGTGATTGAACTAGGCGCTCGACTCGAAACCCATCCGATGTTTCCCGAACGTGCCAATATTGGGTTTCTGCAAGTGGTGTCAAGACAAGAGGTGCGTGTGCGCGTATTCGAACGTGGCAGCGGCGAAACCATTGCCTGTGGTTCGGGCGCCTGTGCGGCCGTGGTCACTGGGATTCAGCGTGGTCTACTTGACTCCAACGTCACGGCGGAATTGACCGGTGGCGTGCTGAACGTGCGCTGGGACGGCGAAAACCAAGCAGTTTTGATGACCGGCCCGGCGGAAACCACCTTCGAAGGTCGAATTTCGTTGTAG
- the yrfG gene encoding GMP/IMP nucleotidase, whose product MQINWQDIDTVLLDMDGTLLDLHFDNHFWLEHIPRIWGEPRGMSAQEAKSHLAPLFEQHAGTLNWYCVDFWSDLLGVDIMHHKQEVAHKIAYRPSAKAFLQRCRDESDDVRLITNAHRKVLNLKIAHTKLDQYFHDMVCSHELSHPKEDEGFWHQLQNKKTFDPDRTLFLDDSEAVLEAADRYGIKHVYSIAQPDLSTERAMPSRFYMLDRLA is encoded by the coding sequence ATGCAGATTAATTGGCAAGATATTGACACGGTGCTGTTGGATATGGACGGCACGCTGCTCGATTTACACTTCGACAACCATTTCTGGTTGGAACATATTCCCCGGATCTGGGGTGAACCGCGAGGAATGTCAGCGCAGGAGGCTAAATCCCATCTTGCCCCCTTATTTGAACAGCATGCGGGCACCCTGAACTGGTATTGTGTGGATTTTTGGAGTGACTTGCTTGGGGTGGATATCATGCATCACAAACAGGAAGTAGCGCATAAAATCGCGTACCGCCCGAGTGCGAAGGCATTTCTGCAACGCTGTCGGGACGAGAGTGACGATGTGCGCCTAATCACCAACGCTCACCGCAAGGTGTTGAACCTTAAGATTGCGCACACCAAGCTGGATCAATACTTCCACGACATGGTGTGTTCGCATGAACTGTCACACCCGAAAGAGGATGAAGGATTCTGGCATCAACTGCAGAACAAAAAAACCTTTGACCCGGATCGAACCTTGTTTTTGGACGACAGTGAGGCGGTATTGGAAGCTGCTGATCGCTACGGCATTAAACACGTCTATAGCATCGCACAACCGGATTTAAGTACGGAGCGAGCGATGCCGAGTCGTTTCTATATGCTTGACAGGTTGGCGTAA
- a CDS encoding enoyl-CoA hydratase/isomerase family protein gives MTTILTREHDGVFTITFNRPDAFNAFTPAMLHDFLAALEQANHDEACKVVVVNGNGRGFSAGVDLKILQGIEPKAGKIGDVFDTIANQVTYAIRTHRLPVIAKVHGACFTGALELALSCDFIIADADTKFGDTHAKWGLRPTWGMAQNLARAVGVRRARQLSFSAAVFSGRQALDWGLVNDVAEGADALDQLVADLTTQICDGSTAAIQAYKTLYQIHERYQPLEDALMHENAEQFPDINDTSDRLGAFGA, from the coding sequence ATGACCACGATACTGACCCGCGAACACGACGGTGTGTTCACCATTACCTTTAACCGACCTGACGCGTTTAATGCATTCACGCCGGCGATGCTCCATGACTTTCTGGCTGCGTTGGAACAAGCAAATCACGATGAAGCCTGTAAGGTGGTGGTGGTGAACGGCAACGGGCGCGGGTTTTCCGCCGGAGTCGACCTCAAGATCCTACAAGGGATCGAGCCGAAGGCCGGCAAAATCGGGGACGTTTTCGACACCATTGCCAACCAAGTCACCTACGCCATTCGTACACACCGCCTGCCGGTCATTGCCAAGGTACACGGCGCGTGTTTTACCGGGGCTCTCGAACTCGCGCTGAGCTGTGACTTTATCATTGCCGACGCCGATACTAAATTTGGCGATACTCATGCTAAATGGGGGCTGCGTCCGACTTGGGGTATGGCGCAAAATCTGGCGCGTGCCGTTGGCGTACGCCGCGCGCGACAATTATCGTTCAGTGCAGCCGTCTTTTCCGGTCGTCAGGCGCTCGATTGGGGCTTGGTCAATGATGTAGCGGAAGGGGCAGACGCACTCGACCAACTCGTGGCTGACCTGACGACGCAAATCTGTGATGGCAGTACTGCCGCTATTCAAGCCTATAAAACCTTGTATCAGATCCACGAGCGCTACCAACCTCTGGAAGACGCTTTGATGCACGAAAATGCCGAGCAGTTCCCCGACATCAACGATACCTCGGACCGGTTGGGCGCCTTCGGCGCGTAG
- a CDS encoding GNAT family N-acetyltransferase, translated as MIELLSDFRIQTENYLLRPIVETDITAIYAIHSDDEVNRYLPYQTWQNWADAERWYARVLERRGIAEAAQFVILRRGRPELVGTAIAFDYLAESNSIEIGYVLARANWGQGVMTEILRALLPALADRLTLSEFRANVDCENTASLNLLAKLGFQTRNVVTQEDGTRSQRLTKTTKTTL; from the coding sequence ATGATTGAGTTGCTCTCAGACTTTAGGATACAAACCGAGAATTACCTGCTGCGACCGATTGTCGAAACGGATATCACGGCGATCTACGCAATCCATTCGGATGACGAAGTCAATCGCTACCTTCCCTACCAGACTTGGCAAAATTGGGCGGATGCTGAGCGCTGGTATGCTCGTGTCCTTGAGCGCCGAGGCATCGCAGAGGCGGCGCAGTTCGTGATTCTGCGTCGAGGCCGGCCAGAACTTGTGGGCACCGCCATTGCGTTCGACTATTTGGCGGAATCCAATAGCATCGAAATCGGTTATGTTCTGGCCAGAGCCAACTGGGGGCAAGGTGTGATGACAGAAATACTCCGTGCGCTGCTACCCGCGTTAGCAGACCGTTTGACCCTGTCGGAGTTTCGCGCCAATGTAGATTGTGAAAATACGGCGTCATTGAATTTGCTCGCAAAGCTCGGGTTTCAAACACGCAACGTCGTCACCCAAGAGGACGGCACACGCTCGCAACGATTAACTAAGACCACGAAGACGACACTATGA
- a CDS encoding alpha/beta hydrolase gives MDAQRLPTNVPSESVILLHGLGRTRFAMRKIAAELSNEFHVVNQGYPSRSHPIETLADLAIESALAACADASRVHFVTHSLGGILVRQYLSRHALPQLGHVVMLGPPNQGSEIVEAFRRTPILTQFFDLLNGPAGRQLGTSSDSRPRSLGAVDFSLGVIAGNRSVDPVLSRLLPSQSDGKVTVESSRVDGMQDHIVLPVDHTFMMRDPRVIKQIQTFLRQGRFKHHD, from the coding sequence ATGGACGCGCAACGCCTACCTACCAACGTGCCTTCCGAGTCCGTTATCTTGCTGCATGGACTGGGCCGCACGCGTTTTGCGATGCGCAAGATTGCCGCCGAGCTTAGCAACGAGTTTCACGTCGTTAACCAAGGATACCCCTCGCGCAGCCACCCGATTGAAACCTTGGCTGACCTTGCTATTGAGTCGGCACTGGCGGCCTGCGCCGACGCGTCGCGCGTCCATTTCGTCACGCACTCGTTAGGCGGAATTTTAGTGCGGCAATATCTGAGTCGGCATGCTTTACCCCAGCTCGGACATGTCGTCATGCTTGGTCCGCCGAATCAAGGCAGTGAAATCGTTGAGGCATTTCGGCGCACCCCCATACTGACACAGTTTTTCGACCTGCTGAACGGCCCAGCGGGTCGCCAACTTGGCACCAGCTCAGACAGCCGGCCTAGATCGCTCGGCGCGGTCGATTTTTCACTCGGCGTAATTGCTGGCAACCGGTCTGTCGACCCAGTGCTGTCGCGGCTGCTGCCAAGTCAAAGCGACGGCAAAGTGACCGTAGAAAGCTCACGTGTGGATGGCATGCAGGACCATATTGTATTGCCGGTGGATCACACTTTTATGATGCGTGACCCTAGGGTAATCAAACAGATCCAAACGTTTTTACGCCAAGGTCGTTTTAAACACCATGATTGA
- the uvrD gene encoding DNA helicase II — MDISHIFNELNDAQREAVAAPPSPVLILAGAGSGKTRVLTSRIAYLVEAHGVSPLSIMAVTFTNKASREMRSRIEDILGLPMSGMWIGTFHSLAHRLLRQHYQEANLPQAFQILDSDDQLRMIRRSLKELALDEAYWPPKQVQWYINAHKEEGRRPTSVPPSNDPQQQTLLAVYTHYESLCQRFGLIDFSELLLRAFELLKNNEVLRARYQDRFQHVLVDEFQDTNSIQYAWLRLLVQRSGNLFAVGDDDQSIYGWRGAKVENILQFEKDFPDTKVVRLEQNYRSTSAILNAANAVIENNDTRLGKNLWTAGEEGEKVKLYTAYNETDEAKFVIGQIQAWVDQGGARSEVAILYRSNAQSRTFEERLLNAGMPYRVYGGLRFFERAEIKDALAYLRLCTRTDDDPSFERIVNTPTRGIGNKTVDTVREYARQHQLSMWDAASRLIGSSHLTSRAQSALATFVNLIQEIRSQIEDQDLFQQIEIMLDLSKLIEHFKKEKGEKGQARVENLQELVTAARGYEIDETEDDLPPLASFLAHAALEAGDGQAEEWEDCVQLMSLHTAKGLEFPLVFLTGLEEGLFPHQRSLEEGSGRLEEERRLCYVGMTRAMQQLWLTYAESRRLYGSEKYTSPSRFLGEIPDELIDAVRPKPKTSYSAPVRAHSAWVDDQSAHESGVSVGMRVGHPKFGEGTVINIEGHGEYARIQINFAEAGSKWLVLAYANLTQL, encoded by the coding sequence GTGGATATTTCGCATATTTTTAATGAGCTGAACGACGCGCAACGAGAGGCCGTTGCAGCGCCTCCCTCGCCGGTATTGATCTTAGCCGGCGCTGGCAGTGGCAAAACACGGGTGCTGACTTCGCGTATTGCGTATTTGGTTGAGGCGCATGGCGTCTCGCCCCTGTCGATTATGGCGGTCACATTCACCAACAAAGCCAGCCGCGAAATGCGCAGCCGCATTGAGGACATTCTAGGGCTGCCAATGTCGGGCATGTGGATTGGCACATTTCACAGTTTAGCGCACCGATTACTGCGTCAGCATTATCAGGAAGCCAACTTACCGCAGGCGTTTCAGATCCTCGACAGTGACGATCAACTGCGCATGATTCGCCGCAGCCTAAAAGAACTGGCATTGGACGAAGCCTACTGGCCGCCTAAGCAGGTACAGTGGTACATCAACGCCCACAAAGAAGAAGGTCGCCGTCCGACTAGCGTGCCACCAAGCAACGACCCGCAACAACAGACCTTACTCGCGGTCTACACCCATTACGAGTCGTTGTGTCAGCGCTTTGGTTTGATCGATTTTTCTGAGTTGCTTTTGCGTGCCTTTGAGTTGCTTAAAAACAATGAAGTATTGCGTGCGCGCTATCAGGACCGATTTCAACACGTCTTAGTTGACGAGTTCCAAGACACTAACTCGATTCAATACGCCTGGCTTCGCTTGCTCGTGCAAAGGTCCGGCAACCTGTTCGCAGTCGGTGACGACGATCAAAGCATCTACGGTTGGCGCGGCGCTAAAGTCGAAAACATTTTACAATTCGAAAAAGATTTTCCCGACACCAAAGTCGTGCGTCTGGAACAAAACTACCGTTCCACCAGCGCCATTTTGAACGCCGCCAACGCGGTAATCGAGAATAATGATACCCGCTTAGGCAAGAACCTATGGACCGCTGGCGAAGAAGGCGAAAAAGTCAAACTGTACACTGCGTATAACGAGACCGATGAAGCAAAATTCGTAATCGGCCAGATTCAAGCTTGGGTCGATCAGGGCGGTGCACGCAGTGAAGTCGCGATCCTCTACCGTTCCAACGCACAATCACGGACTTTCGAAGAACGGCTACTCAACGCGGGCATGCCTTATCGCGTCTACGGTGGTTTACGGTTTTTTGAGCGCGCCGAGATTAAAGACGCGTTGGCGTATTTACGACTGTGTACTCGCACCGATGATGACCCGTCATTTGAACGCATCGTCAACACACCGACTCGCGGTATAGGCAATAAGACCGTCGACACTGTGCGAGAATACGCACGGCAACACCAGCTTTCGATGTGGGATGCGGCAAGTCGACTGATCGGCAGTTCGCATCTAACATCGCGTGCGCAATCCGCCTTGGCGACGTTTGTGAATTTGATTCAGGAAATCCGATCTCAAATCGAAGACCAGGATTTGTTTCAGCAGATCGAAATCATGCTCGACCTGAGTAAGCTGATCGAACACTTTAAAAAAGAAAAAGGCGAGAAAGGCCAAGCACGCGTTGAAAACTTACAGGAATTGGTCACGGCCGCGCGCGGGTATGAAATCGACGAAACCGAAGACGATTTGCCGCCACTGGCGTCTTTTTTAGCGCACGCGGCGTTAGAAGCGGGCGATGGACAGGCCGAAGAATGGGAAGATTGTGTTCAACTCATGAGCCTGCATACCGCCAAAGGCCTAGAATTTCCACTGGTGTTTCTTACCGGGTTGGAGGAAGGATTGTTTCCACACCAACGCTCCTTGGAGGAAGGTTCCGGTCGGCTCGAGGAGGAGCGCCGCTTGTGTTACGTCGGTATGACTCGCGCCATGCAACAACTGTGGCTGACGTATGCCGAGAGTCGGCGCCTTTATGGTTCTGAGAAGTACACCAGTCCGTCGCGCTTTTTAGGCGAGATACCCGATGAACTCATCGATGCCGTGCGACCGAAACCGAAAACCTCGTACTCAGCACCGGTGCGCGCGCACTCTGCCTGGGTAGATGACCAGAGCGCACACGAAAGCGGAGTCAGCGTCGGCATGCGTGTCGGGCATCCAAAATTTGGTGAAGGCACGGTCATTAATATCGAAGGCCACGGCGAGTATGCGCGTATCCAAATCAATTTCGCCGAAGCCGGCAGTAAGTGGTTAGTGCTGGCCTATGCGAATTTGACCCAATTGTAA
- the glmS gene encoding glutamine--fructose-6-phosphate transaminase (isomerizing): MCGIVGAVASRDITPTLLDGLRRLEYRGYDSAGLAVVNADGALDLRRSVGRVASLKAITEHVAGHVGIAHTRWATHGKPAENNAHPHTSSSQVAVVHNGIIENHQELRSRQRELGFPFSSETDTEVIVHQIDWHMQQGKDLLAAVQTTVQELHGAYGLGVVSKLEPDTLIAARSGSPLLIGIGVNENFIASDMSALIPVSNQYMVMEDGDIAKVTSRSIQIFDRNGDPVERKVIVSNLSDDETELEGYAHYMKKEIHEQTRAITETLEGRLGADSVLELPFGEQARDIFDRTREIKIIACGTSYYAASVARYWFEEFGIKCDVEIASEYRYRKHVVNDGTLFVTISQSGETLDTMAALEMAKGMNYINTLCICNVPESSLVRASDLTIFTHAGREIGVASTKAFTTQLVTLLLVAICLRRRQVGDGRSIDAVETEIVNELRTLPQQIENVLDLEDQIIAMSKYFSNKEHALFLGRGAHFPIAMEGALKLKEISYIHAEAYAAGELKHGPLALIDEDMPVVAVAPNDELLEKLKSNLEEVRARGGKLFVFADAESGLQSDQQGMVLNVAPVNNYIAPILYVVPLQLLAYHVALLKGTDIDKPRNLAKSVTVE, from the coding sequence ATGTGTGGAATTGTTGGCGCGGTCGCTTCGCGCGATATCACTCCGACCTTGCTTGATGGTCTACGCCGTCTAGAATACCGCGGCTACGATTCCGCGGGCCTGGCTGTGGTGAATGCCGACGGAGCGCTGGATCTGCGTCGCAGTGTTGGCCGCGTTGCCAGTCTGAAAGCCATTACCGAACACGTTGCAGGGCATGTGGGCATTGCGCACACACGCTGGGCAACGCATGGTAAACCGGCTGAGAATAATGCCCACCCGCACACCAGCTCGTCGCAGGTTGCCGTGGTGCACAATGGCATTATTGAGAACCATCAGGAATTACGTAGTCGCCAGAGAGAGCTTGGTTTTCCGTTCAGCTCAGAGACCGACACCGAAGTCATTGTGCATCAGATTGACTGGCATATGCAGCAAGGCAAAGACTTGCTTGCCGCGGTACAAACCACGGTGCAAGAATTACACGGCGCCTATGGCTTGGGTGTGGTGTCAAAACTTGAACCTGACACACTGATCGCGGCACGCAGTGGTTCGCCGTTGCTGATCGGAATCGGCGTCAACGAAAATTTTATTGCGTCCGATATGTCCGCCCTGATCCCAGTATCCAATCAATACATGGTGATGGAGGACGGTGATATCGCAAAAGTCACTAGCCGGTCCATCCAGATTTTTGATCGCAATGGCGACCCAGTTGAACGCAAAGTCATTGTCAGTAATTTGAGTGACGACGAAACCGAGTTGGAAGGTTACGCGCACTACATGAAAAAGGAAATTCACGAGCAAACCCGCGCCATTACCGAAACCCTGGAGGGTCGGCTCGGTGCAGATAGTGTGCTGGAACTGCCGTTTGGTGAGCAGGCGCGTGATATTTTTGACCGCACCCGTGAAATAAAAATTATTGCGTGTGGTACCAGCTATTACGCAGCCTCGGTAGCGCGCTACTGGTTCGAAGAATTCGGTATTAAATGTGATGTCGAAATCGCCAGCGAGTATCGCTATCGAAAACACGTAGTCAACGACGGCACCCTGTTTGTGACCATCTCGCAATCGGGTGAAACACTCGATACCATGGCCGCACTCGAGATGGCCAAAGGCATGAACTACATTAACACGCTCTGCATCTGTAACGTGCCCGAAAGCTCCTTAGTACGCGCCAGTGACCTGACGATATTTACCCATGCGGGGCGCGAAATCGGTGTCGCATCAACCAAAGCCTTTACCACCCAACTCGTGACCTTGTTACTGGTGGCAATCTGTCTACGCCGCCGCCAAGTCGGCGATGGGCGCTCGATCGATGCGGTTGAGACCGAGATCGTGAACGAGCTACGCACTTTGCCTCAGCAGATTGAGAATGTACTGGATTTGGAAGACCAGATCATTGCCATGTCCAAATACTTTTCCAATAAAGAGCACGCGTTGTTTCTGGGCCGCGGTGCGCATTTCCCAATCGCCATGGAAGGCGCACTGAAACTCAAGGAAATTTCCTACATCCATGCCGAAGCCTACGCGGCTGGCGAATTGAAACATGGCCCACTGGCGCTGATCGATGAAGACATGCCCGTGGTCGCGGTGGCTCCGAATGACGAGTTGTTAGAAAAGCTCAAATCCAATCTGGAGGAAGTGCGCGCACGCGGGGGCAAACTATTTGTGTTTGCCGACGCTGAAAGCGGTCTGCAATCGGACCAACAGGGTATGGTGTTAAACGTCGCGCCAGTGAACAATTACATAGCACCTATTTTGTATGTGGTTCCATTGCAATTATTGGCCTATCACGTGGCCCTTCTCAAAGGCACTGACATCGATAAACCGCGCAACCTGGCAAAATCAGTGACGGTCGAATAA
- the glmU gene encoding bifunctional UDP-N-acetylglucosamine diphosphorylase/glucosamine-1-phosphate N-acetyltransferase GlmU: MTTRPLHIVVLAAGKGSRMNSDLPKVLHQIAGQSLLAHVLNSAFTLGPDCIHVVVGHQKQQVIDAFVHHPQKQQLNWVEQTEQLGTGHAVSTAMPDIPDNAHVLMLTADVPLIQAHTLRALVSAMAHAPLALLTAEVRNPFGLGRITRDTSGNITGIVEQKDATESQRTIREINSGILCARSLDLARWLQQIGNQNAQKEYYLTDIVALAHDEGAPVFGTQPDSEAEIMGINTRVQLAEVERLFQQSTAESLMLSGVTMLDPARVDIRGDVIIGRDTVVDINVVIEGPTHIGRNVKIGPNCVIKASRLADNVTIHANTVIEEAELYSGVNAGPFARLRPGTVLHDNVRIGNFVETKNAQLSTGAKVNHLSYVGDALVGSNTNIGAGVITCNYDGANKHQTVIGNDVFVGSDSQLVAPVTIGDEATIGAGSTITSDVERGKLAISRGRQRQISGWQRPSKDKQ; encoded by the coding sequence ATGACTACTCGCCCGCTTCATATCGTCGTTTTAGCCGCCGGCAAAGGCAGCCGCATGAACTCTGATCTACCGAAGGTACTGCACCAGATCGCCGGACAGAGCCTGCTCGCACATGTACTGAACAGTGCCTTCACACTCGGGCCTGATTGTATCCACGTGGTGGTTGGACACCAAAAACAACAAGTGATTGACGCATTTGTTCATCACCCTCAAAAGCAACAACTGAACTGGGTCGAACAAACTGAACAACTCGGTACCGGACACGCAGTCTCCACTGCGATGCCAGACATTCCCGATAACGCCCATGTTCTGATGCTCACGGCTGACGTGCCCTTGATCCAGGCGCACACATTGCGCGCCTTGGTAAGCGCCATGGCACATGCACCCTTGGCACTTCTCACGGCAGAAGTGCGCAACCCGTTCGGATTGGGGAGAATTACACGTGATACAAGTGGTAATATCACTGGCATTGTCGAACAAAAAGATGCCACCGAATCTCAGCGTACTATTCGCGAAATTAATTCCGGCATCCTATGCGCGCGAAGTTTAGATTTAGCGCGCTGGCTACAACAAATCGGCAATCAGAATGCCCAGAAAGAGTACTATCTGACTGATATCGTGGCTCTGGCTCATGATGAAGGCGCTCCGGTATTTGGCACACAGCCCGACTCCGAAGCCGAAATCATGGGGATCAACACCCGAGTTCAATTAGCCGAGGTTGAGCGTTTGTTTCAACAGTCGACAGCGGAATCACTGATGCTGTCCGGCGTTACAATGCTCGACCCAGCCAGAGTTGATATTCGCGGCGACGTCATAATTGGTCGTGATACGGTAGTAGACATCAACGTCGTGATCGAGGGGCCAACCCACATCGGGCGCAACGTAAAGATCGGACCAAACTGTGTGATTAAAGCCAGTCGCTTGGCCGACAATGTCACTATTCACGCGAACACCGTTATCGAAGAAGCAGAGTTGTACTCGGGTGTGAATGCTGGCCCATTCGCACGCTTACGGCCAGGCACGGTGTTGCATGACAACGTGCGCATAGGCAACTTTGTTGAGACCAAAAACGCACAGTTATCAACCGGCGCCAAGGTAAATCACTTGAGCTATGTCGGCGACGCACTGGTCGGCAGCAATACCAACATCGGCGCAGGGGTAATCACCTGCAATTACGATGGCGCAAACAAACACCAAACGGTGATCGGCAATGACGTGTTTGTTGGTTCGGACAGCCAACTCGTAGCACCCGTAACCATTGGCGATGAGGCAACCATTGGTGCCGGATCGACTATCACCAGCGATGTTGAGCGCGGGAAACTCGCCATCAGCCGCGGACGGCAAAGACAAATCTCCGGCTGGCAACGGCCTAGCAAAGATAAACAATAG